The region AAGTTTTGCACAGCGACTTCTTTGCGACAATACGCTCCAAACAGCCGTACTCGGAAAACCTGCTGACACCGTGCATGATCATCGACAACCCGGACGTGTACCGGACCGTTGTACGGGCCTGCGGCGCTTACCCCACGCATGACGGAGCTGAAGACGTGATAGTCAAGATCAAGGACGACCTTGACGACTATGGGCGGCGAGTCAGAGCCTTGGAGGATGAAGTTTGGGCGACGGTCAAACACGAATTCGGTTATACGGACGCAGGGCGGGCTATTTGATACGAGTCCGCCTTTAAGCTGGAAATGTGCCGGTAAAATGAGCCTTCAGACGTTTGCGAAACTTCAGATAGCCTGTGAAGGTGGGTGAAGAGTACAGGCGACTGTCCAGATCGTCTCTCCGGATGGTACGCGTGTCGCCTGAGCAAATTCGGGCAATCGACTCTGACAGAAGCCGAATTCCGACTGCGTACTGCTTCAAGCCGATCGTCCTCGGATTGTCCCATCGGTCCAGTTCAATAGAATCTTGCAAAATGATCCCGCCGGTGTCGATTCCTGAATCGACGAAATGCACAGTGGTCCCTACGTTGTCCCAGTCTTCGTTTACCACCGCCCAAAAAGCTCCGTGGTTCCCTCGGTAACGGGGATTGATTCCACAGTGGATGTTGAGGGTGGGGGTGGAACCTAGCATGGCCAGAAGCTCGACATCAAGAATGGACGTTCCGGAGACGACCACCACGTCGGCCTTCGCGGCCCGGAGCAGGCCCCTTACCTCCGAAGAATTTACGGAGCTTACGTTCACTATCCGGGAATCTGCGAAGTTGTTTGTTCTGAATGAGATCTCGGGTCCCAGGATTTCCTCGGCTTTTAATGCCGCCTGTTTTTGAAAGAACAGAACGTCAAAGGCCTTAAAAACCATTTGATCGAGGACTGTCTTGATGCCGAGCTTACGTAGCCTGTGCCCGAGGAGCTTGAACCGCCCAATGGTCTGAGACTCGAAGACAATGAGCTTGATGGGGTAATTTTCCTGGAGTGAATTTAACAGCGCGTAGTTTGCCGCCCCGTGTGAGGTCAATATTGCGAGGGTGCACGTGTCGCGCGCAGTCATCTCATTCTCCCACAATCCGATTCATGTATTTCGCTGTCTCTCCCATAGTAAGTGACTCAATGTTCCCTGCTTTCACCTGGCCCGCGAGAAAACCGAGAACCTCGTCCAGACCTTCCGGAAGCAATGGCGAAGTGGCCAGGTTAAACGGATGGAACCAGAGATGGAACAGGGCCTTTCTTCGTATTGCTTCGCCAATTCCCTTCTTTGCTTGCAGGACTCGTCTGGACAGCCCCACCAGATTCCATAATCCGCCAAAGGGCGCGTAAAACATCGACGCCGGAACATCAAAGAGCCACTGTCGCTGTGTCTTGACTCTGTAGCAAGATAATTCCTTGTAGCATCGAGGCGAGACAGCTGTCATCCTATCGAGGTAATGGCACAGTTTCCGGGTTCGCTGCCCCAGGGCCAAGCTCCGGTACCATCTCGCCTCTTGTCCGCGGAAACTACAGAAGCCCAGTTCGGACAGCACGTCCAGGTGCCCTATCGAATTCCGGGGGAAAACCATTGATACCATCTCTGTTCCAACGGCTTTTGCAAGGCGTTGGCATTCGCTTAACTGCGAATGAGCGACCTCCCGAGAACATTCCGGATCACCCAAAATAGCATGGGTAAAGGTATGAGACGCGATCTCGTGTGCTTGCCTTGAACCCAGTATATTGTCAACGATGTCTGGAGCGTAAAAAAGAGGATCTTGGTTCAGGTTCGAGAAGGGATCATGGCTGAGCCAACCATCTGGATACCAGCTATAGGCGGGCTGCAAGACGTGATTGTGATTGTCAGGTCCGCTTTCGGAGCAGCTCTCGAGGAACAAATGTCCCACAATAGCCCACGTGGCATTGATTTTGTGGGTGTCGAACAATGCCAAGAGCCTTCTTACGATGTCCCTTTCCTGGATGTAATATTCGCTGTTGCGCCGAAGTCCGCCTTTGTCGAATGACCCCCATCCCAGCTCGGTGTCCAACGACACCACGAAAACCGCCTTATCCATTGTTGCCGTGCGGTGGATCAGATCGGTCACTCTGTGTGGTTCTCCTATAATTGAAGTGAAAGACTGAATCATTGTATTTTAGATGTGCGGCCTTTTCATCCAAAAAAAGGGGGTGGACGATGAGTGAAACGACCGAAACGCCGGGGACTCAGGGAGCCGATGAGGGCAAGCGCGTGATCCGCGGCCGGGTGCACCTGTTCGAAATATCGGGCATAAAAATCAATGTGGATTACTCGTGGCTTATCGTGTTCGTGCTGGTGTTATGGAGCCTTTCCGCCGGTTACTTCCCACTCTACTATCCAAACTACGCCACGCAACTGTACTGGTTCGCCGGACTGGTGGGAACTTTATTATTCTTTTCAAGCATTCTCGTCCATGAGCTTTCTCATTCTCTCACCGCGGTTCGCTCCGGAATACAAATCCCGGAGATCACCCTGTTCATATTCGGGGGGATCGCGCGTCTCTCACAAGAGCCCACCAGTGCGGTGACCGAGCTGAAGATAGCGGTTGCCGGTCCTTTGAGCAGCTTTGCTCTTGCGGGGATTTTCTGGGCTATCGCAGGTGCTTTGCAGGCCCATGCTCAGACTCTTATCGTCGCGGTCTTCGAATACTTGGCCTGGATCAATTTGGCGCTGGCAATATTCAATCTAGTCCCGGGGTACCCTTTGGACGGGGGGCGCATTCTCCGCGCGGTCATTTGGTGGAGGACCGGATCGGTAGCCCGAGCGACCAAATGGGCCTCGGACATTGGCAAAGGGTTCGCCTGGGCTTTGATGATATTTGGGGGCATCCAGATTTTTACGGGCGCGTTGATCGGGGGCCTTTGGTTGCTGTTTATCGGAATGTTTCTTAGAGGGGTCGCTGCAGCGGGGTATCAGGAAGTCATGATGAAGCAGTCCCTCGAAGGCGTCCGTGTGAAGGAAGTCCTGGTCGAGAATGTTGTCAGCACCGCGCCTGACCTCCACCTGGACCAGTTGATTGACAAGTTTTTCCTGAGATACGGTCACGGCGGATTTCCGGTGGTTCAGGACGGACGGCCCGTGGGCTTGGTGTCTCTGAGCGACATAAAGGACATCTCACCGGAAGAGCGAGGAACGAAGACAGTCCGGGAAGTTATGAGCCCTCTGAGCGACGGACTTGAAATCGATCCTGATGCGTCGCTCGTGGAAGCATTGAAAAAGATGACCCAACAAGGGGCAGGGCGGCTTCTGGTAATGGACCGCGATCGAATGGCCGGCATGATCACCAAAACCGGGTTGCTGCGGTTCCTGGAAATAAAGCGAATTCTGGAGGAATAAAGACCCGCTGTATAGTGGTTCTCGAAACTAACCACGGATTAATTTGCGGGTGTCCCGCCACGTGGAACGACCTCATTGAGGAAGAGATTCGGGGAAAAACTATAGTAGCCCTTTCTGTCAAACGCTGCCTTCTGTATTGGGTGCCACGGACCTGGACCTTGCCAGCCAGGTCCGTGCTTCTTGCCGGTTCTATCGCCACGACAACTCGGAAGACTCCCAGCTTTGCCGTGCCATCGGCTCGCCCTTCAATTTGGTGTTCAGTGCGGGGGACATCCTTGCTGTTTTCCAAGAAAGCCGGCACGGACCTGACGGAGCCCAGGTCCGTGGCACCCGGCGTCTCCCATGCCCCGAAGGGGCAGCTCAAAAGTAGCCACGGGCATAAGAAACTGTCTCAGAACCCTGAAATGGGGGGATTTCAGGGTAGGGGCGCTACGAGAAGCGCCCTGATTTCGGGCGGTTCACGAACCGCCTCTACCTACAACGCGGCGATGTTGTCAGTTTTGAGACAGTTTCTTCCGGCCTGCCAGCCCTAAGATGCCAATAATGGCAGGCTGGAAAGCCTGCCCCACGGTCCTTTGACATCGGCCTATGTGAAGCCCCCATCCATAACTATTAGGTTTGTGAATATAAAAAGATTGACAGCGATTTTGGTTCAGGCCATACTAGACTGACTAGTCAACCTATTAGGAGCTGCAATCTTGGCAACCAAAGGCGAATCCACCAAGGGGAAAATAGTACAAACGGCCCAGCGGCTCTTCCGTAAACAAGGATACGGCAAAACGAGCATTGATGACATTTGCAGGGAATCGGGCGTAAAAAGAGGAAATCTGTATTTCTACTTCAAATCCAAGGAAGAAGTTGCTCAAGCGGCAATCGAATATGCCGTGTCCATACACGTCCCCTTCTTCGAGACCCTGATAGCGGACGAGACAGACCCGCTGAGAAAAATTGAACTTATGATAGACGGAATCGTCGCCTACTATGTTGCCCGCGGCTG is a window of Desulfomonile tiedjei DNA encoding:
- a CDS encoding polysaccharide deacetylase family protein; the encoded protein is MTDLIHRTATMDKAVFVVSLDTELGWGSFDKGGLRRNSEYYIQERDIVRRLLALFDTHKINATWAIVGHLFLESCSESGPDNHNHVLQPAYSWYPDGWLSHDPFSNLNQDPLFYAPDIVDNILGSRQAHEIASHTFTHAILGDPECSREVAHSQLSECQRLAKAVGTEMVSMVFPRNSIGHLDVLSELGFCSFRGQEARWYRSLALGQRTRKLCHYLDRMTAVSPRCYKELSCYRVKTQRQWLFDVPASMFYAPFGGLWNLVGLSRRVLQAKKGIGEAIRRKALFHLWFHPFNLATSPLLPEGLDEVLGFLAGQVKAGNIESLTMGETAKYMNRIVGE
- a CDS encoding site-2 protease family protein; the protein is MSETTETPGTQGADEGKRVIRGRVHLFEISGIKINVDYSWLIVFVLVLWSLSAGYFPLYYPNYATQLYWFAGLVGTLLFFSSILVHELSHSLTAVRSGIQIPEITLFIFGGIARLSQEPTSAVTELKIAVAGPLSSFALAGIFWAIAGALQAHAQTLIVAVFEYLAWINLALAIFNLVPGYPLDGGRILRAVIWWRTGSVARATKWASDIGKGFAWALMIFGGIQIFTGALIGGLWLLFIGMFLRGVAAAGYQEVMMKQSLEGVRVKEVLVENVVSTAPDLHLDQLIDKFFLRYGHGGFPVVQDGRPVGLVSLSDIKDISPEERGTKTVREVMSPLSDGLEIDPDASLVEALKKMTQQGAGRLLVMDRDRMAGMITKTGLLRFLEIKRILEE
- a CDS encoding TetR/AcrR family transcriptional regulator, translating into MATKGESTKGKIVQTAQRLFRKQGYGKTSIDDICRESGVKRGNLYFYFKSKEEVAQAAIEYAVSIHVPFFETLIADETDPLRKIELMIDGIVAYYVARGCSAG